A stretch of Rhizobium sp. TH2 DNA encodes these proteins:
- a CDS encoding L,D-transpeptidase has translation MPPFESPLSRRHFILGSLSATAALAGCSTSIRAPVPGFATRPIAPPTSAELAVIYGPKQDGDFVLPAIPYERIDPKFYRQRVANPTAERPGTVVVDTPSRFLYVIEPGGTAMRYGVGIGRDGFAWQGEGVIQWRQHWPHWKPPNEMVARQPELARYSIDKGGMKPGLENPLGSRALYIFQNGADTLYRLHGSPQWDSIGKATSSGCVRLINQDVIDLYERVPYHAKIVVYQ, from the coding sequence GCCACTTCATTCTCGGCTCCCTGTCAGCGACTGCTGCTTTGGCGGGGTGTTCCACCTCGATCCGCGCACCAGTTCCCGGATTTGCCACGCGCCCCATCGCGCCGCCGACATCAGCGGAACTCGCCGTTATCTACGGGCCCAAGCAGGATGGTGACTTTGTCCTGCCGGCAATACCCTATGAGCGGATCGATCCCAAATTCTACCGCCAGCGCGTTGCCAACCCGACCGCTGAGCGCCCGGGCACCGTTGTCGTCGATACGCCGTCGCGGTTCCTCTATGTCATAGAGCCGGGTGGCACTGCGATGCGCTACGGCGTCGGCATCGGCCGCGATGGTTTCGCCTGGCAGGGCGAGGGCGTGATCCAATGGCGGCAGCACTGGCCTCACTGGAAGCCGCCGAATGAGATGGTTGCGCGTCAGCCCGAACTGGCCCGCTATTCGATTGACAAGGGCGGCATGAAGCCGGGGCTGGAAAATCCGCTGGGATCGCGTGCGCTCTATATCTTCCAGAACGGCGCGGACACGCTTTACCGGCTCCATGGATCGCCGCAATGGGATTCCATCGGCAAGGCGACCTCGTCGGGCTGTGTCCGGCTGATCAATCAGGATGTGATCGATCTTTATGAGCGCGTGCCATACCACGCCAAGATCGTCGTTTATCAATAG
- a CDS encoding nucleoside hydrolase, translating to MGSPRKIIIDTDPGQDDAAAIMLALGSPEEIEVLGITAVAGNVPLALTSRNARIVCDFSNRTDVKVFAGCDRPLKRPLVTAEHVHGATGLDGPELFDPVTPLQVQHGVDFIIETLRSEPSGTVTLCPLGSLTNIATAFQKAPDIVGRVQEIVLMGGAYFEVGNITPAAEFNIYVDPEAAEIVFKSGIRIVMIPLDLTHKVLTYRRRVDKIRAVGTKPAVALADMLAFFERFDVVKYGSDGGPLHDPNVIAYLIRPEFYKGRECNVEIELNSELTLGMTVVDWWQVTKRKHNALVLRDVDDEGFFELLTERVARL from the coding sequence ATGGGAAGTCCCAGGAAGATCATCATCGACACAGATCCCGGCCAGGACGATGCTGCCGCGATCATGCTGGCGCTCGGCTCGCCTGAGGAAATCGAGGTGCTTGGCATCACGGCCGTTGCAGGAAACGTGCCGCTGGCGCTCACCTCCAGGAATGCGCGGATCGTCTGCGATTTCTCCAACCGTACCGACGTGAAAGTGTTTGCCGGCTGCGACAGGCCGCTGAAACGGCCGCTGGTGACCGCCGAGCATGTGCATGGCGCGACCGGACTGGACGGTCCCGAACTCTTCGATCCGGTGACGCCGCTTCAGGTGCAGCACGGCGTCGATTTCATTATCGAGACACTGCGCAGCGAACCCTCGGGCACTGTCACGCTCTGCCCGCTCGGCTCGCTGACCAATATCGCGACGGCTTTCCAGAAGGCGCCTGATATCGTTGGCCGTGTCCAGGAGATCGTGTTGATGGGCGGCGCTTATTTCGAGGTCGGCAACATCACGCCGGCGGCGGAATTCAACATCTATGTCGATCCGGAAGCAGCGGAGATCGTCTTCAAATCCGGCATCCGCATTGTCATGATCCCGCTCGACCTGACGCATAAGGTGCTGACCTACAGGCGGCGCGTCGACAAAATCCGCGCTGTCGGCACCAAGCCCGCGGTGGCGCTGGCCGACATGCTGGCCTTCTTCGAGCGTTTCGACGTCGTGAAATACGGCTCGGATGGCGGGCCGCTACACGACCCCAACGTGATCGCCTACCTGATCAGGCCAGAGTTCTACAAGGGCCGGGAATGCAATGTCGAGATCGAACTCAACTCCGAACTGACACTGGGCATGACGGTGGTCGACTGGTGGCAGGTGACCAAGCGCAAGCACAATGCGCTGGTGCTTAGGGATGTCGATGACGAAGGCTTCTTCGAACTGCTGACCGAGCGGGTGGCGAGGCTTTAA
- a CDS encoding Hsp20 family protein, whose translation MTRVTPFASPLLLGFDAMEKTLERLSKINDGYPPYNIERLRADTVTGEPDRLRITLAVAGFAEEDLDVTTEESQLTIRGRQAAEPGEREFLHRGIASRQFQRCFMLADGMIVTAAALKNGLLSIDLVRPEPAKMVRKINISVPD comes from the coding sequence ATGACGAGAGTGACCCCCTTTGCGAGCCCGCTTCTCTTGGGCTTCGACGCAATGGAGAAGACGCTGGAGCGCCTCTCCAAGATCAATGACGGCTATCCGCCCTATAATATTGAACGTTTGCGCGCCGACACTGTGACCGGCGAACCTGACCGGCTGCGAATCACGCTGGCCGTCGCCGGCTTTGCCGAGGAAGACCTCGACGTCACCACCGAAGAAAGCCAGCTCACCATCCGTGGCCGCCAGGCCGCTGAACCCGGCGAGCGGGAATTCCTCCACCGTGGCATCGCATCGCGACAGTTCCAGCGATGTTTCATGCTCGCCGACGGCATGATCGTCACCGCGGCAGCGCTGAAGAACGGCCTTCTCTCCATCGATCTTGTTCGTCCCGAACCTGCGAAAATGGTGCGAAAAATTAATATTTCTGTCCCAGACTGA
- a CDS encoding DUF1150 family protein, which yields MISKNTQAGRMTRNEFAHLGAGKVGYIRKMRSEEVSSVFPEAPDLNPGLDLWALFGADGTPILLTDNRSSTFFKAAEDDLTTVALH from the coding sequence ATGATCTCCAAAAACACACAGGCGGGTCGCATGACCAGGAATGAATTCGCGCATCTCGGCGCGGGCAAGGTTGGCTACATCAGGAAGATGCGTTCGGAAGAAGTTTCCAGCGTATTTCCGGAAGCGCCGGACCTCAACCCGGGCCTCGATCTCTGGGCCCTGTTCGGCGCCGATGGCACGCCCATCCTGCTGACGGACAACCGCTCCTCGACCTTCTTCAAGGCCGCCGAGGACGATCTGACGACCGTGGCGCTGCACTAG
- a CDS encoding MbcA/ParS/Xre antitoxin family protein — translation MANLQLIETTPYDFSPHPITDAEAQVMFRAALTLFRLWDITDDHAATLLDMPVRTFRRWKAGDTGRMSRDLKARLSNLMGIHKALRLIFHEPPRGYSWVKAPNAAFGGRPAIDVMLGGELTDLMRVRRYLDAERGAW, via the coding sequence ATGGCCAACCTGCAACTGATTGAAACCACGCCTTATGATTTTTCTCCGCATCCGATCACCGATGCGGAGGCGCAGGTGATGTTCCGCGCCGCGCTCACTCTGTTCCGCCTGTGGGATATCACCGACGACCACGCCGCGACGCTGCTCGATATGCCCGTCCGCACCTTCCGGCGCTGGAAGGCGGGCGATACCGGCCGCATGAGCCGGGACTTGAAGGCGCGGCTTTCCAATCTGATGGGTATCCACAAGGCGCTGCGGCTGATCTTCCATGAACCGCCCCGCGGTTATTCGTGGGTAAAGGCACCCAACGCGGCCTTTGGCGGCCGCCCCGCCATCGACGTGATGCTCGGCGGCGAACTGACTGACCTGATGCGGGTGCGGCGATATCTGGACGCCGAGCGCGGCGCCTGGTGA
- a CDS encoding RES family NAD+ phosphorylase, protein MDVTALPVSQIEWRGAVRVIRSLFPPIDLFEDIADPADWPLLIAAEQKTNPRLMESIGSLDLVPPARRVSGPGSSYLMAPFTHATPDRPSRFSNGTFGILYVADAFETALFETIHHHALFMARTSERRGWTSQFREILMDVEAELHDIRGDDAFSAVLNPADYFESQALGQRLKDSDSQGIVYPSIRREGGECVALFYPDLAGNARQGRHLDYHWDGGRVDMVRDAGSGAVYRVV, encoded by the coding sequence ATGGATGTTACGGCGCTTCCCGTCTCGCAGATTGAATGGCGTGGTGCCGTCCGCGTTATCCGCAGCCTATTTCCGCCGATCGATCTCTTCGAGGACATTGCCGATCCCGCCGACTGGCCGCTTCTGATCGCTGCCGAACAGAAGACCAATCCGCGGCTGATGGAGAGTATCGGCAGCCTCGACCTCGTGCCGCCCGCCCGCCGCGTCTCCGGCCCGGGCTCGAGCTACCTCATGGCGCCGTTCACCCATGCCACCCCCGACCGGCCGAGTCGTTTCAGCAACGGGACATTCGGCATCCTCTATGTCGCCGATGCCTTCGAGACCGCACTTTTCGAGACCATCCATCATCACGCGCTGTTCATGGCACGAACGAGCGAACGGCGGGGCTGGACATCGCAGTTCCGGGAGATCCTGATGGATGTCGAGGCAGAACTCCATGATATTCGCGGTGACGATGCCTTTTCGGCCGTGCTCAATCCAGCCGATTATTTCGAAAGCCAGGCTCTCGGCCAGAGGCTGAAGGACTCAGACAGTCAAGGCATCGTCTATCCCAGCATCCGCAGGGAGGGCGGAGAATGCGTCGCACTGTTCTATCCCGATCTGGCTGGCAACGCCCGCCAAGGTCGCCATCTCGATTACCATTGGGATGGCGGGCGGGTTGACATGGTGCGGGATGCAGGGTCCGGCGCGGTGTACCGGGTGGTTTAG
- the trmB gene encoding tRNA (guanosine(46)-N7)-methyltransferase TrmB translates to MADNDNEEQDLGGGRKSRSTEAFFGRRKGKPLRPNQERLMGESLGLLKLDLKSPPPPAFASLFEVPVKAIRLEIGFGGGEHLIHRAATNPETGFIGVEPFVNSMAKLLALIEQLGLKNIRLYDDDAVEVLDWLPPESIDQIDLLYPDPWPKKRHWKRRFVSQVNLARLHRALKPGALFCFASDIDTYVNWVLQHVDHHGGLEWTARNASDWLTPFEDWPSTRYEAKARREGRSSAYLTFRKV, encoded by the coding sequence ATCGCAGACAACGACAACGAGGAACAGGATCTCGGTGGGGGGCGCAAATCGCGCTCCACCGAAGCCTTTTTCGGGCGCCGCAAAGGCAAGCCGCTACGGCCGAACCAGGAACGGCTGATGGGTGAATCGCTCGGGCTCTTGAAGCTCGACCTCAAGTCGCCTCCACCCCCGGCGTTCGCATCCCTCTTCGAGGTTCCCGTCAAGGCGATCCGGCTTGAAATCGGCTTCGGCGGCGGCGAACACCTGATCCATCGTGCGGCGACCAATCCGGAAACCGGCTTCATCGGCGTCGAGCCCTTCGTCAATTCCATGGCGAAGCTGCTGGCCCTGATCGAGCAACTGGGCCTGAAGAATATCCGGCTTTATGACGACGACGCGGTGGAAGTGCTTGACTGGCTGCCGCCGGAGTCGATCGACCAGATCGACCTGCTCTATCCCGATCCGTGGCCGAAGAAGAGGCACTGGAAACGGCGCTTCGTCAGCCAAGTCAATCTCGCCCGCTTGCATCGGGCGCTGAAGCCGGGTGCGCTGTTCTGCTTCGCGTCCGATATCGACACCTATGTGAACTGGGTGCTCCAGCATGTCGACCACCACGGCGGCCTGGAATGGACGGCCCGCAACGCCAGCGACTGGTTGACGCCGTTCGAGGACTGGCCGAGCACGCGCTATGAGGCCAAGGCGCGGAGAGAGGGCCGGAGTTCGGCTTATCTGACGTTCAGGAAGGTTTGA
- the metK gene encoding methionine adenosyltransferase, which yields MRPSYLFTSESVSEGHPDKVCDRISDEIVDLVYREAIKTKTDPWNVRIACETLATTNRVVIAGEVRVPHSLMKKDKNGVEVINPAKFKQVARKAIRDIGYEQAGFHWKNAKIDVLLHSQSADIAQGVDNASDQQGDEGAGDQGIMFGYACTETPDLMPAPIYYSHRILQLLSEARRKGEGDVGKLGPDAKSQVTVRYENGKPAGVASIVLSTQHMDASWDSKKVRKVVEPFIREALGDLPIDKDCNWYINPTGKFVIGGPDGDAGLTGRKIIVDTYGGAAPHGGGAFSGKDTTKVDRSAAYMARYLAKNVVAAGLADRCTIQLAYAIGVAQPLSVYVDLYGTGKVSEEQIEEALRKVVDLSPTGIRRHLNLNKPIYAKTSAYGHFGRKAGRDGSFSWEKLDLVKPLKDALKA from the coding sequence ATGCGCCCAAGCTATCTCTTCACCAGCGAGTCCGTTTCCGAAGGGCATCCTGATAAGGTCTGTGACCGGATTTCGGATGAGATCGTCGATCTGGTCTACCGCGAAGCCATCAAGACCAAGACCGATCCCTGGAACGTCCGCATCGCCTGCGAGACGCTCGCCACCACCAATCGCGTCGTGATCGCCGGCGAAGTGCGGGTTCCGCACAGCCTGATGAAGAAGGACAAGAACGGCGTCGAGGTCATCAACCCCGCCAAGTTCAAGCAGGTCGCCCGCAAGGCGATCCGCGACATCGGCTACGAGCAGGCCGGCTTCCACTGGAAGAACGCGAAGATCGACGTGCTGCTGCATTCCCAGTCGGCCGATATCGCCCAGGGCGTCGATAATGCGTCGGACCAGCAGGGTGACGAAGGCGCCGGCGATCAGGGCATCATGTTCGGATACGCCTGCACCGAGACGCCGGACCTGATGCCGGCACCGATCTATTATTCGCACCGCATCCTGCAGCTTCTGTCCGAAGCCCGCCGCAAGGGCGAAGGCGACGTCGGCAAGCTCGGCCCGGACGCCAAGAGCCAAGTGACCGTGCGTTACGAGAACGGCAAGCCTGCCGGCGTGGCCTCGATCGTGCTGTCCACCCAGCACATGGATGCGAGCTGGGATTCCAAGAAGGTCCGCAAGGTCGTGGAACCCTTTATCCGCGAAGCGCTGGGCGACCTGCCGATCGACAAGGATTGCAACTGGTACATCAACCCGACCGGCAAGTTCGTGATCGGCGGACCGGATGGCGACGCGGGCCTGACCGGCCGCAAGATCATCGTCGATACCTATGGTGGTGCGGCTCCCCATGGCGGTGGCGCATTCTCCGGCAAGGACACGACCAAGGTCGACCGCTCGGCCGCCTACATGGCGCGCTACCTCGCCAAGAACGTTGTCGCGGCCGGTCTCGCCGACCGCTGCACGATCCAGCTCGCCTACGCCATCGGCGTGGCGCAGCCGCTGTCGGTCTATGTCGATCTGTACGGCACCGGCAAAGTGTCCGAGGAGCAGATCGAAGAGGCGCTCCGCAAGGTGGTCGACCTGTCGCCGACCGGCATCCGTCGTCACCTCAACCTCAACAAGCCGATCTACGCCAAGACATCCGCCTATGGCCATTTCGGCCGCAAGGCTGGCCGCGACGGGTCGTTCTCCTGGGAGAAGCTCGACCTCGTCAAGCCGCTCAAGGATGCGTTGAAGGCGTGA
- a CDS encoding helix-turn-helix domain-containing protein — translation MIENKKKPNPIDIHVGSRIRLRRTMLGMSQEKLGEALGITFQQIQKYEKGTNRVGASRLQAISGILNVPVSFFFEDAPDGNPANTPAGMAEASSSNYVVDFLSSSEGLQLNRSFVKINDPKVRRKLVDLVKALAAEAEAE, via the coding sequence ATGATTGAAAACAAGAAGAAGCCCAACCCGATCGACATCCATGTTGGAAGTCGGATCCGATTGCGCCGTACTATGCTTGGCATGAGCCAGGAAAAGCTTGGGGAAGCACTCGGAATTACATTCCAGCAGATCCAGAAATACGAGAAGGGTACCAATCGCGTCGGCGCCAGCCGTCTGCAGGCGATATCCGGCATCCTGAATGTTCCGGTCTCGTTCTTCTTCGAGGACGCGCCCGACGGCAACCCGGCAAATACGCCTGCCGGCATGGCCGAAGCGTCGAGCTCGAACTATGTGGTGGACTTCCTGTCCTCTTCCGAGGGCCTGCAGCTCAACCGCTCCTTCGTCAAGATCAACGATCCGAAGGTCCGCCGCAAGCTGGTCGATCTCGTCAAGGCGCTCGCCGCCGAAGCCGAAGCTGAATAA
- the lnt gene encoding apolipoprotein N-acyltransferase — MQRFAAYVMLSSGFKRFLIAILAGAFSTLAQPPFGIFAVNFISFPILLWLIDGAAGDPDRGFIARRLPSFMVGWAFGFGYFVAGLWWTGNALLVEADEFAWALPLAILGLPAYLALFYGLATFIARLVWTDGFARLLVFGAAFGLAEWLRAFVLTGFPWNSVGYSMMPFPLLMQSVAVTGTYAMNILAVLVFAAPALVVTGPGRWPATLLALTLLALHFGFGAYRLNTSDVVKVNDPRTIRIVQPMIDQAAKIDDNERGRIFEEHIRLTTAPPREGAKRPDYVIWPETSVPFILTQNPDALVRIADALEDGQILIAGAVRTESDGSGSPTRYYNSAYMIDSQGQIIAAADKVHLVPFGEYLPFESFWNSMGLNAIAAFPGGYSAAPRHQILTAPDGNRLLPLICYEVIFPEEGAAEGQEADAIVNLTNDGWFGYTPGPWQHFHQARIRAVESGLPVIRNSNSGISAIIDGYGRIQAGLDFGAVGVVDGTMPPRTAPIWHILLPSLNFGLLESLLILLVFFSRMSFIFSRN; from the coding sequence ATGCAGCGGTTCGCGGCCTATGTCATGCTGAGTTCGGGCTTCAAACGGTTCCTCATCGCCATTCTCGCCGGCGCCTTTTCCACCCTCGCCCAGCCACCCTTCGGCATCTTCGCCGTCAACTTCATTTCCTTTCCCATCCTGCTCTGGCTGATCGATGGTGCCGCGGGCGACCCGGACCGGGGCTTCATCGCCCGCCGCCTGCCTTCCTTCATGGTCGGATGGGCCTTCGGCTTCGGCTATTTCGTTGCCGGGCTCTGGTGGACGGGCAATGCGCTTCTCGTGGAGGCCGACGAATTCGCCTGGGCCTTGCCGCTCGCCATCCTGGGTCTTCCTGCCTATCTCGCGCTCTTCTATGGCCTTGCGACCTTCATCGCGCGCCTGGTCTGGACCGACGGCTTTGCGCGGCTGCTGGTGTTCGGAGCCGCCTTCGGCCTTGCCGAATGGTTGCGCGCGTTCGTGCTGACGGGCTTTCCGTGGAATTCGGTGGGCTATTCGATGATGCCCTTCCCGCTCTTGATGCAATCGGTGGCGGTGACCGGCACCTATGCGATGAACATCCTCGCGGTTCTGGTTTTTGCCGCGCCGGCGCTGGTCGTCACAGGACCCGGACGCTGGCCTGCAACCCTTCTCGCGCTTACATTGCTAGCACTGCATTTCGGATTTGGCGCCTACAGGTTGAACACCTCGGATGTCGTGAAGGTTAATGATCCGCGAACGATCCGGATCGTGCAGCCGATGATCGACCAGGCCGCGAAGATCGACGACAATGAACGGGGCCGGATTTTCGAGGAGCATATCCGGCTCACGACGGCGCCGCCCAGGGAAGGCGCGAAACGCCCGGATTACGTGATCTGGCCTGAAACCTCGGTGCCGTTCATCCTGACGCAAAACCCTGACGCGCTGGTGCGGATCGCGGACGCGCTGGAGGACGGCCAGATCCTGATCGCGGGTGCGGTGCGGACCGAAAGCGACGGCAGCGGCTCCCCCACCCGCTATTACAATTCCGCCTATATGATCGACTCCCAGGGGCAGATCATCGCCGCCGCCGACAAGGTGCATCTCGTGCCCTTCGGTGAATACCTGCCCTTCGAGAGCTTCTGGAACAGCATGGGTTTGAATGCGATAGCAGCGTTTCCCGGCGGCTACAGCGCAGCACCACGCCACCAGATATTGACGGCGCCGGATGGCAACCGGCTGCTGCCGCTGATCTGCTATGAGGTGATCTTTCCCGAAGAGGGCGCGGCGGAAGGACAGGAGGCCGATGCGATCGTCAACCTCACCAATGACGGATGGTTCGGTTACACGCCGGGACCATGGCAGCATTTCCACCAGGCGCGAATTCGCGCCGTCGAAAGCGGCCTTCCGGTGATCCGCAACTCCAACAGCGGCATTTCCGCCATCATCGACGGCTATGGCAGGATCCAGGCCGGCCTCGACTTCGGCGCCGTCGGAGTGGTCGATGGTACCATGCCACCCAGGACTGCGCCAATCTGGCACATCTTGTTACCCTCACTTAACTTCGGGTTGCTGGAAAGCCTATTGATCTTGCTAGTGTTTTTCTCCCGCATGAGTTTTATTTTCAGCCGGAATTGA